In the Acipenser ruthenus unplaced genomic scaffold, fAciRut3.2 maternal haplotype, whole genome shotgun sequence genome, one interval contains:
- the LOC131727564 gene encoding zona pellucida sperm-binding protein 2-like gives STYNDFYGAWDYPVVKYLRRPLYFEVELLYSRDPQAELFLEHCWATYSVDRNSSPKWDVVVDSCENSADEYLTIFHPVSSNARVLFPSHLKRFEVKMFSFTSGRDALKGQIYFHCGVVICDSNRPSDSLCSRRCIPGKQRLGRSAEGMDGGAVKVFVSSGPIELKRDGSLPFMPRSAQFNVWSLLGAAMGVCSVVIFVAGVVSFWKLPKSVY, from the exons tcaacctacaacGACTTCTATGGCGCTtgggattaccctgttgtgaagtacttgcgaagacccttgtattttgaggtagagctcctgtacagcagggatccacaggctgaattgtttttggagcactgctgggcaacctattctgttgacaggaatagctctccaaagtgggatgttgttgtggacag ttgtgagaactctgcagatgagtacttgaccatctttcacccagtctccagcaatgcaagagtgctgttcccatcccatctgaagaggtttgaagtgaaaatgttttccttcacaagtggccgggatgcactgaaaggacag atttacttccactgcggtgttgtgatatgtgattcaaaccggccatcagacagcctctgtagcagacggtgcattccagggaaacagaggcttg gtcgcagtgctgaagggatggatggtggtgcagtaaaggtgtttgtgtcttctggcccaattgagctgaagagagatggatcccttccctttatgcctagaagtg cccaattcaatgtgtggtcccttctgggagctgcaatgggtgtgtgttcagtggttatctttgtagctggagttgtatctttctggaaactgccaaaaagtgtgtattga
- the LOC131727563 gene encoding uncharacterized protein LOC131727563, producing the protein MMPCCLRFGITLLLAVLVTEVWTQNPPLGSVRTECQGSVMMMMLDKSFVGKYFRINVIDNKGALVSLSPRLAAQCGYSLTVDFLGNAKFLASVLSCFAQNTNDETYKLTVQISVFSNSAMTSASSYVQSMTCRYSPWAEREILCERNYMEVSVRRGVPLIEPNFVQDDPDWSLAYPEATAADNSIWKVVFHLPANRKTTMTIAQAMTNGYGINTTPSRILVRAAYNSTESQPQVIQTVPMAVLRSTTFYKQRWMVMMVDTAVTCPTDGTAFTEQMITWNVPRVLPPLVPTPQITTLDVQMGVDGRKLDPATIHNRDYKLDVGPQLIAVKIPVGADGGYYKSHVLDNTYVISYSIEPMLEHTWQDGPEKTKYTVLHPITTPFMPRPPVVTNNTVPKARVFNVTLGTFLPDVELVKILVGSETLTVPEANLKGYNVQEHVFPNGSKTYTLQVPFEDPNVKQKVTPPDTRTYILPLTYLLNIVPENTPFTHPAVVEAILKDIILPTVTGYCDGAAFYTMVTYGNMGRNWVPFVGSRELGGSLLALYKYNANATNFWMTVPYNSVDATYEVVSSSGIRSRLDLTLKDVGTMVVVADFSLSCSFPTKMIDCFTNGTMAALAVKVESVPSLSPSQLTLRDPSCRPLQSDAINAVFYFNVNSCGTTRRVSIDTF; encoded by the exons atgatgccgtgttgtcttcGATTTGG aataacattgctgttagcagtgttagtcactgaagtttggacgcagaacccccctctag gctcggtgaggacagaatgtcaagggagtgttatgatgatgatgttggataagtcttttgttggaaagtattttcgcatcaatgtgattg acaataagggggcgcttgtgtccctctctccaagactggccgcacagtgtggatatagcttaaccgttgacttcttgggaaatgccaagttccttgcttctgtgttgagctgctttgctcagaacaca aatgatgagacctacaagctgacagtacaaatcagtgtcttctcaaacagtgctatgacttcagcttcctcctatgttcagagcatgacatgccgctattctccttgggcagagagggagattctgtgtgaaagaaactacatggag gtttctgtgagaagaggtgtgccacttattgagccaaactttgttcaagatgatcctgattggtcccttgcataccctgag gcaactgctgctgacaacagcatctggaaagttgtgttccatctcccagcaaatagaaagacaaccatgactattgctcaggccatgacaaatggctatggcataaacactacaccaagtcgaattctggttagagctgcatacaactccacagaaagccagcctcaggtg atccaaactgtaccaatggctgtgctaaggtcaaccaccttttataagcaaagatggatggtcatgatggtggacactgcagttacatgtcctactg atggcacagccttcacagaacagatgattacatggaatgttccccgtgttctacctcctcttgttccgacaccacaaattactacccttgatgttcaaatgggagttgatggtcgcaagcttgaccctgcaacgattcataatagagattataaactggatgtcggtccccagctaatcgctgtaaaaattcctgtgggagctgatggtggatattacaag agccatgtattggacaacacatatgtgatctcttactctattgaaccaatgctggagcatacctggcaagatgggcctgagaagaccaagtacaccgtacttcatccaataaccactcctttcatgcctcggccaccagttgtcacaaaca acactgttcctaaagccagagtgttcaatgtgaccctggggacattcctgcctgatgtggagctggtcaaaatttTAGTTGGAtcagagacgttaactgtgccagaagccaacctaaaaggttataatgtccaggagcatgtctttcccaatggatccaagacctacactctccaggtgccatttgaggaccccaatgtgaagcaaaag gtaactcctccagacaccagaacctacattctgcccctgacctacttgctgaatatagtgccagagaatacaccctttactcatcctgctgtagttgaagccattctcaaagacatca ttctacctacagtaactggctactgtgatggtgctgcattctataccatggtaacatatggcaacatgggtcgcaactgggttccttttgtgggctcaagagaacttggtggaagtctgcttgccctgtacaagtataatgccaatgctaccaatttctggatgactgtgccatacaactcagttgatgccacatatgaa gtggTCAGTTCTTCgggcatcagaagcaggcttgacttgaccttgaaggatgttggcaccatggttgtggtggctgacttttctctgtcctgcagtttccctacaaagatgattg attgcttcaccaatggaactatggcagctcttgctgtgaaagtggaatctgtccccagcttgtctccaagtcaactaactctaagggatccgagttgccggcctcttcagtctgatgctatcaatgcggttttctacttcaatgtcaactcctgtggcacaactagaagggttagtattgacacattttaa